The sequence ttctgacaggaggacaGGCCCCTTAGAACATTATCCTGGTTTTCCACCACGCTTGTCCAATCAGAAGCCAACCAATCAGCCGGCTTCTGATGGAACCAAattacacacgggccaaatgtcagaCGGTTTTTACTGAACCGGCCGATGTCGCCCGGCATTGGGCTTTAGACTGCAACTGCCGCCTGCCTGCAGTAAATGTCGGGATGGAAAGTGGTTGAAGGGTCCGGTTCGGTGTTTGGGCAGAATATAAGGCCTTTGGAGAGGACTGCTATAAGATTTTGGTGATTgggttaaagattttttttgtctccatAGATGTCAccattttaaatgtgttttattacATTTACTTTCCTGACAGATTTTCTCGATGTTGCCAAACAAGAGCCATATCCCCGCCACGTTCCGCCTGACCGGCATGCCGGGGCTGGAGTCCCTCTACGGCTGGATCTCACTTCCGTTCTGCTTCATGTTCTTCACGTCCATCGTTGGGAACGGTCTTATCCTTCTCGTGATCATCAAAGATTACAAACTCCACCAACCCGCGTTCTTCCTTCTCTCCATGCTGGCCGGCACCGACCTTCTCTTCACCGCGGTCACCAGCCCCTCGGTCCTCGCCATTTTCCTGTTTGACCACAAGGTCATCCAATCTCAACTGTGCCTCCTGCAAATGTTCTTCATCCATTCGCTCTCCATCGTCGAGTCTTCACTCCTGGTGGCCATGGCCTTTGATCGATATGTCGCCATTTGTCATCCTTTAAGATACACGTCCATTCTTACCGGCTCTGCCGTGGCCAAgattggtcttgtctccgccctccGAGGAACCCTACTCCATATCCCACCAGTGTCCAGCCTGATGTTTCTGCCCTACTGCGAGGGTAACGCCTTGTCCCATCCGTACTGCTTGCACCAGGATGTGATGAAGTTGGCTTGTCATGGAACCAATGCCTTCAACATCATGTTTGGTCTTGTGGTTATCCTTTGTACTGTGACACTGGATGTCGTCCTCATTGTATTGTCCTACATTCTGATAATTCGATCCGTCCTTCACGTCACCAAACTGGACCGTTGTAAGTTATTTAACACCTGCGTGTCCCACCTCTGTGCTGTGGTTCTGTTCTATGCCCCGATGGTGGCGCTGTCCTTGGTACATCGCTTCGGAAAAGAGGTCTCACCCTTATTTCTGAGCCTCATGGCCAATTCCTACCTCTTCCTTCCATCCATGCTGAACCCCGTCATCTACAGCGCCAAGAGCACACAAATCCGTGAGGCCTTACTTCAGACATTCCACAGAGGACCAATGGATTGTTAGAGAGAGAACCTTCTAAAATCAAGTGTAGTGCCTGTTCTTATTCAAGCGTGTTTTAtttgtaattatttatttaaaataaaactgttttattcaagcatttttttatttattaaaataaaactgttttattcaagcatttttttatttattaaaataaaactgttttattcaagcatttttttatttattaaaataaaactgttttattcaagcatttttttaattgattaatttatgtatttaaaataaaactgttttattcaaacatttttttattttatttaaaataaaacagttttattcaagcatttttttatttttatttatatatttaaacaaaactgttttattcaaGCATTTCTTGCTTTGCtttctgttttgttttctgttttttttttttgtttttttttttggaaaccctTTTTAATCaagcattttgtttttgttattcccagttttatttaaccatttatttttatttattttttaataccttttttaagcattaattatttttttggagaaaaacaaCAGCCTTATTCCAGCATTTTTTTAAACCCCTAGTtttattttaagcatttttttaatttatttatttaaaataaaactgttttattcaagcatttttatttatttaaaataaaactgttttattcaagcatttttatttttatttatatatttaaacaaaactgttttattcacGCATTTCTGGCTTTGCTTACCCAGCCTTattcaagcatttttttaaacCCTAGTTTTATTCAAGAATTGTTTTAATCTGTTttattcaatcttttttttttttaagtgcctgTTCTTATTCAAGCATGTTTTAtttgtaattatttatttaaaataaaactgttttattcaagcattttttaaattaattaattaatttatttaaaataaaacagttttattcaagcattttttatttttatttatatatttaaacacAACTGTTTTATTCAAAGCATTTCTtgctttgttttctgtttttttttttatgtttttggaaaCCCTTTTTAATCaagcattttgtttttgttattcccagttttatttaaccatttatttatttttataaattttttaagcATTAATTCGTTTTTTGAAAAACCCTGCCTTattccagcattttttttaaacccctagtcttattcaagcattttttattttatttatatatttaaacaaaactgttttattcaaGCATTTCTTGCTCtgctttctgtgttttttttttgtttttgttttttggaaaccCTTTTTAATCaagcattttgtttttgttattcccAGTTTAATttaaccatttatttttttatttattttttaatacatttttttaagcatTAATTAGTTTTTTGGAGAAAAACAACAGCCTTATTCCAGCATTTTTTTAAACCCCTAGTTTTATTttaagcatttttatttatttatttaaaataaaactgttttattcaagcattttttttattatttaaaaaaactgttttattcaagcattttttatttttaattatatatttaaacaaaactgttttattcaaGCATTTCTTGCTTTGCTTACCCAGCCTTattcaagcatttttttaaaaaccctagttttattcaaaaattgttttaatctgttttattcaatctttttttttttaaagtgcctgtTCTTATTCAAGCATGTTTTAtttgtaattatttatttaaaataaaactgttttattcaagcattttttaaattaattaatttatttatttaaaataaaacagttttattcaagcattttttatttttatttatatatttaaacaaaactgttttattcaaAGCATTTCTTGctttgctttctgttttttttttatgtttttggaaaCCCTTTTTAATCaagcattttgtttttgttattcccagttttatttaaccatttatttatttttatcaattttttaagCATTAATTCGTTTTTTGAAAAACCCTGCCTTattccagcattttttttaaacccctagtcttattcaagcattttttattttatttatatatttaaacaaaactgttttattcaaGCATTTCTTGCTCTgctttctgtgttttttgttttttttgttttttggaaaccCTTTTTAATCaagcattttgtttttgttattcccAGTTTAATttaaccatttatttttttatttattttttaatacatttttttaagcatTAATTAGTTTTTTGGAGAAAAACAACAGCCTTATTCCAGCATTTTTTTAAACCCCTAGTtttattttaagcatttttttaaatgtatttatttaaaataaaacagttttattcaagcattttttatttttatttatatatttaaacaaaactgttttattcaaAGCATTTCTTGctttgctttctgttttttttttatgtttttggaaaCCCTTTTTAATCaagcattttgtttttgttattcccagttttatttaaccatttatttatttatttttatcaattttttaagCATTAATTCGTTTTTTGAAAAACCCTGCCTTattccagcattttttttaaacccctagtcttattcaagcattttttattttatttatatatttaaacaaaactgttttattcaaGCATTTCTTGCTCtgctttctgtgtttttttttttttttgttttttggaaaccCTTTTTAATCaagcattttgtttttgttattcccAGTTTAATttaaccatttatttttttatttattttttaatacatttttttaagcatTAATTAGTTTTTTGGAGAAAAACAACAGCCTTATTCCAGCATTTTTTTAAACCCCTAGTtttattttaagcattttttttaatttatttatttaaaataaaactgttttattcaagcatttttatttttatttatatatttaaacaaaactgttttattcaaGCATTTCTTGCTTTGCTTACCCAGCCttattcaagcattttttttaaaccctagtTTTATTCAAGAATTGTTTTAAACTGTTttattcaatcttttttttttttttttaaacaaagctttattcaagcatttttttttatttattttaaaaaaactgttttattcaagcatgttttgttttgtatttttcttttttttttttaaacgtttttattatacattttcttttgttaACCGATGAACAAGCCAAAGATCAGCAACAAGAGGTCACAGGTTGCGATCAAGCGGAagcatagtcaaggaacaagccaaagattGGTTATGAGTGGTAGTGGAGATAAGAACAGCTGCAGGTACAGGAAAGGAGCAAGATATtacctggagagagcacaataatctggcaaacaggaagtcgGGAGTCCGGAATCGGTGGAGAAGTGCCGGGAATCGGTGGAGAAGTGCCGGGAATTGGTGGAGAAGTGCCGGGAATTGGTGGAGAAGTGCCGGGAATCAGTGGAGAAGTGCCGGGAATCAGTGGAGAAGTGCCGAGAATCAGTGGAGAAGTGCCGGGAATTGGTGGAAAAGTGCCGGGAATCAGTTAGAAGTGCCGGGAATCAGTGGAGAAGTGCCGAGAATCAGTGGAGAAGTGCCGGGAATTGGTGGAGAAGTGCCGGGAATCGGTGGAGAAGTGCTTGGAATTGGTGGAGAAGTGTCGGGAATTGGTGGAGAAGTGTCGGGAATCAGTGGAGAAGTGCCGGGAATTGGTGGAGAAGTGGCGGGAATTGGTGGAGAAGTGTCGGGAATTGGTGGAGAAGTGTCGGGAATCAGTGGAGAAGTGCCGGGAATTGGTGGAGAAGTGTCGGGAATTGGTGGAGAAGTGCCGGGAATTGGTGGAGAAGTGCCCGGAATCGGTGGAGAAGTGCTTGGAATTGGTGGAGAAGTGTCGGGAATTGGTGGAGAAGTGCCGGGAATCGGTGGAGAAGTGCTTGGAATTGGTGGAGAAGTGTCGGGAATTGGTGGAGAAGTGCCGGGAATCGGTGGAGAAGTGCTTGGAATTGGTGGAGAAGTGTCGGGAATTGGTGGAGAAGTGTCGGGAATTGGTGGAGAAGTGTCGGGAATCAGTGGAGAAGTGCCGGGAATTGGTGGAGAAGTGTCGGGAATTGGTGGAGAAGTGCCGGGAATCGGTGGAGAAGTGCTTGGAATTGGTGGAGAAGTGTCGGGAATTGGTGGAGAAGTGTCGGGAATCAGTGGAGAAGTGCCGGGAATTGGTGGAGAAGTGGCGGGAATTGGTGGAGAAGTGTCGGGAATTGGTGGAGAAGTGTCGGGAATCAGTGGAGAAGTGACGGGAATCAGCGGAGAAGTGCCGGGAATCGGTGGAGAAGTGCCGGGAATTGGTGGAGAAGTGCCGGGAATTGGTGGAGAAGTGCCGGGAATTGGTGGAGAAGTGTCGGGAATCAGTGGAGAAGTGCCGGGAATTGGTGGAGAAGTGGCGGGAATTGGTGGAGAAGTGTCGGGAATTGGTGGAGAAGTGTCGGGAATCAGTGGAGAAGTGACGGGAATCAGCGGAGAAGTGCCGGGAATCGGTGGAGAAGTGCCGGGAATTGGTGGAGAAGTGCCGGGAATTGGTGGAGAAGTGCCCGGAATCGGTGGAGAAGTGCCCGGAATCGGTGGAGAAATGACAGGAATCGGTGGAGAAATGACAGGAATCGGTGGAGAAGTGCCAGAAATCACTGAAGAAGTGCTGGGAATCGGTTGAGAAGTGCCGGGAATCGGTGGAGAAGTGCCGGGAATCAGTGGAGAAGTGCCGGGAATCAGTGGAAAAGTGCCGGGAATCGGTGGAGAAGTGCCGGGAATCGGTTGAGAAGTGCCGGGAATCGGTGGAGAAGTGCCGGGAATCGGTGGAGAAGTGCCGGGAATCAGTGGAGAAGTGCCGGGAATCGGTGGAGAAGTGCCGGAAATCGGTGGAGAAGTGCCAGGAATCGGTGAAGTGCCGGGAATGTTCAGGATCCACCAGAAACAAAGTTAAAGCAGATTTTGCGGTTTGCtttccaccatcccccccccccccctgggtaaCACTTTGAGGAACGATCAGACTTTGGCAGCGACGTCTCCCGGATCTGAGAGAAATATTCTCTGTCTGTTATAAATAAACACAGAATTTTATTTGaagtcatttcagatcttcccttcAAAGACAAACACGGAGATGAGAAATGGACGACTCCGA comes from Rana temporaria chromosome 2, aRanTem1.1, whole genome shotgun sequence and encodes:
- the LOC120929019 gene encoding olfactory receptor 51E1-like, encoding MLPNKSHIPATFRLTGMPGLESLYGWISLPFCFMFFTSIVGNGLILLVIIKDYKLHQPAFFLLSMLAGTDLLFTAVTSPSVLAIFLFDHKVIQSQLCLLQMFFIHSLSIVESSLLVAMAFDRYVAICHPLRYTSILTGSAVAKIGLVSALRGTLLHIPPVSSLMFLPYCEGNALSHPYCLHQDVMKLACHGTNAFNIMFGLVVILCTVTLDVVLIVLSYILIIRSVLHVTKLDRCKLFNTCVSHLCAVVLFYAPMVALSLVHRFGKEVSPLFLSLMANSYLFLPSMLNPVIYSAKSTQIREALLQTFHRGPMDLEKCRESVEKCRELVEKCRESVEKCLELVEKCRELVEKCRESVEKCRELVEKWRELVEKCRELVEKCRESVEKCRELVEKCRELVEKCRELVEKCPESVEKCLELVEKCRELVEKCRESVEKCLELVEKCRELVEKCRESVEKCLELVEKCRELVEKCRELVEKCRESVEKCRELVEKCRELVEKCRESVEKCLELVEKCRELVEKCRESVEKCRELVEKWRELVEKCRELVEKCRESVEK